The nucleotide sequence ATTGAGCTGCACGGGTTAGATCCGAAATTAACATCAGATAACCTTGGCAAGACGGCAAGCACTGCATATGAGGCAACCCATGGCTTCTCAGATCAATATATTTTAGAAATAGATAGTTTTGATAAGGTAGTAGCAGAATCGGGGCTAATAAATGACTCAAAACATCGGGCTAAATTTCCAAATTCTGAACTAGCTACAGTTAGTATAAACTATTTCAAATAACAGGATGAAAAAGTCTTTCCGGTACGTACTCTATTTGATGATTGGATTTCTTATATATCAGATCATAGATTCGGGAGAGACAGGATTCTCTCATTCTGAAGTAAAAAATACCCTAATCATTGGGATGGTGATCGTGTTTGTATTGCTTTTGATTGTACGTGTAATCAAACAACGATACGATAATGGTGATGAAGAGGAGTAGATGCTGAAATAAATTCAGCATGACCCAATTAAACTACGAATGCCTATTTACTTTAGAGAAGTCACCCTGAACCTGCCTTTACAGGCAGACAGGCTTGTTTCAGGGTCTTTTGTGATAATTCAGCGAATCTCCTTCCATGTAGACCTGATAGAGGCGGTATCCTGCCTAAGTTGGAAAATGGGTGGAGGCAGATAAAGCCGATAGCAGGAATATCCTCTGATGTGAAAAACTGTCAGTTCTCTCAAAAAAATGAATTCTATGTTCATTTTTTCCGATTGCTTGCAAAAAGCGGCAAGGATGTCTGTCAATGTGTCACAATTTTTCCTTTGGCACATCCATTGATTAATTGAATTTGAATCTAGAATAACGAACAATAGATAAATATAGAAATGGGAAAAATCATAGGTATCGACTTAGGAACTACCAACTCTTGCGTTTCCGTAATGGAGGGTAATGAGCCGGTAGTGATCCAGAATAGCGAAGGACGAAGAACGACTCCTTCCATCGTAGCATTTCTTGACGATGGAAAAGGGGAAAGAAAAGTAGGTGATTCTGCCAAACGTCAGGCAATTACGAATCCAAGAAATACTATCAGCTCTGTGAAAAGATTCATGGGCAAGAAATATTCTGAGGTAAGTGCAGAGCGAAAAAACATGTCGTACGAGGTGGAAGCTGGTAGCAATGATACTGTACGTGTGAAGATTGGAGATAGAACATATACTCCTCAAGAAATCTCTGCAATGATTCTTCAGAAAATGAAGTCTACTGCTGAGGACTTCTTGGGTCAAGAAGTAAAAGAAGCAGTGGTGACTGTTCCTGCATACTTCAACGATGCGGAAAGACAAGCAACGAAAGAGGCAGGACAAATCGCAGGCCTAGATGTGAAAAGAATCATCAATGAACCTACTGCAGCAGCTTTAGCTTATGGTCTTGATAAGAAAGATGCGGACATGAAGATTGCGGTGTATGACCTTGGTGGTGGTACATTCGATATCTCTATCTTGGAATTAGGTGAAGGTGTTTTTGAGGTGAAGTCTACGAACGGTGACGTACACCTTGGTGGTGATGATTTTGATGGTGTGATTATAGACTGGTTGGCAGACGAATTTAAAAATGATGAGAATATTGATCTTAGAAAAGATCCAATGGCGCTTCAGCGTTTGAAAGAAGCTGCAGAGAAGGCAAAAATTGAACTTTCAGGATCAACAGAAACTGAAATTAACTTGCCATACATCATGCCAGTTGACGGAGTGCCTAAGCACTTGGTGAGAAAATTGAGCCGTGCGAAATTCGAGCAACTTGCAGATGATTTAGTGAAGAGATCGATGAAGCCAGTAGAAGCAGCATTGAAGGATGCAGGTCTATCTACCTCAGAAATTGATGAAGTAATCTTAGTAGGTGGTTCTACTAGAATTCCTAAGATTCAGGAGGAAGTTGAAAAGTTTTTTGGTAAGAAACCTTCTAAAGGTGTAAATCCTGATGAAGTTGTTGCAATTGGAGCTGCGATTCAAGGAGGTGTATTAACCGGAGAGGTGAAAGATGTATTGCTTCTAGACGTAACTCCACTTTCATTGGGTATTGAAACCATGGGAGGTGTATTTACAAAACTGATTGAGTCTAATACGACTATTCCAACGAAGAAGTCCGAGACATTCTCTACAGCTGCTGATAACCAGCCTTCGGTGGAAATCCACGTATTGCAGGGTGAGCGTCCGGTGGCAAATGGGAACAAGTCGATTGGTAAATTTCACCTAGATGGCATTCCACCAGCACCGAGAGGCGTACCTCAGGTAGAAGTCACATTTGATATTGATGCGAATGGTATCTTAAGCGTGAGCGCTAAAGATAAAGGGACTGGCAAAGAGCAGAAGATCAGAATCGAGGCATCTTCAGGATTGACGGATGAGGAAATCGAGAAAATGAAGCAGGACGCAGAAGCAAATGCGGAAGCTGATAAGCAAGCCAAAGAAAAAGTTGAAAAAATCAATCAGGCGGATTCATTAATCTTCCAGACAGAGAAGCAGTTGAGTGAGTTTGGAGAAAAACTTTCTGAAGGTAACAAAACAGCTATTGACGGTGCGTTGACTAAATTGAAGGAAGCGCATGGTAAGCAAGACCTTGCTGAGATAGATACAGCAATGGAAGCATTGAACAATGCATGGACTGCAGCTTCTCAAGAGATGTATGCCGCTCAGGGCGGTGCTGAAGGTGCTCCTGGAGCTGATCCTACAGGTGGTGCAAGTGCAGGCGCTGATGCAGGTTCGAGCAATGGTGCAGACGATGTGTCTGATGTAGAATTCGAAGAGGTAGAAGAGGAGAAAAAATAGCTTTTGGCTTTTTAGCTACTAGCTCGGAATTTACCCTGGATATAGATTGAATAAACCCTTCTCGATCCCGATAACTATCGGGACGAGGAGGGTTTTTATTTTCCTTTTGTCTGTGAAAGATAAATCGTCATTCTGGTTTTTGATTTTGAGAAATCCCGGATTTTTTTCCCCTCTAATACCATGAAACTAACTAATCTATCTCCTTCGGTAGTTTCAGGAATGATGCTATTAATCAGTTTCTTTGAAGCAATAAAAAGCCCTCCAATCGAAGGGCTTAGTCTTGTTATTCTTCTGCTTTTGGCGGGGCTTGTTTAGGCTTAGCAGTAGTCTTTTTTGCTTTTACCTCCTTTGCCATTTGTTTGATCTCTTCAGTCGATTTTCCTTTTAAATATTCTGGTAGTTGCATACCAGCCATATCAAACATCTCCTGAAGTGGTGGAACCGACTTATAAAGTCCAGAAATGAAGTTGGCAGTAGAGTTACGCTCGCCATCACCATTCCCACTATCCCAAACAGTGACTTTGTCGATTTTGATGTTTTTGATGGCTTCCGTTTGAAGTCGGACAAGTTCATCCATCTTATCTGCAATGATAAGTAATACTGCATCTTTGGAATTCTTTCCAGCTGCTTCAACGATTTTCTTAAACCCTTCTGCTTGCTTGGTCAAAACCTCAAAAATACCTTTCGCTTCAGCCTGTTTTTTGAAAAGAATTGCATCAGCTTCTCCTTTCGCAATTCTT is from Marinobacter alexandrii and encodes:
- the dnaK gene encoding molecular chaperone DnaK, with amino-acid sequence MGKIIGIDLGTTNSCVSVMEGNEPVVIQNSEGRRTTPSIVAFLDDGKGERKVGDSAKRQAITNPRNTISSVKRFMGKKYSEVSAERKNMSYEVEAGSNDTVRVKIGDRTYTPQEISAMILQKMKSTAEDFLGQEVKEAVVTVPAYFNDAERQATKEAGQIAGLDVKRIINEPTAAALAYGLDKKDADMKIAVYDLGGGTFDISILELGEGVFEVKSTNGDVHLGGDDFDGVIIDWLADEFKNDENIDLRKDPMALQRLKEAAEKAKIELSGSTETEINLPYIMPVDGVPKHLVRKLSRAKFEQLADDLVKRSMKPVEAALKDAGLSTSEIDEVILVGGSTRIPKIQEEVEKFFGKKPSKGVNPDEVVAIGAAIQGGVLTGEVKDVLLLDVTPLSLGIETMGGVFTKLIESNTTIPTKKSETFSTAADNQPSVEIHVLQGERPVANGNKSIGKFHLDGIPPAPRGVPQVEVTFDIDANGILSVSAKDKGTGKEQKIRIEASSGLTDEEIEKMKQDAEANAEADKQAKEKVEKINQADSLIFQTEKQLSEFGEKLSEGNKTAIDGALTKLKEAHGKQDLAEIDTAMEALNNAWTAASQEMYAAQGGAEGAPGADPTGGASAGADAGSSNGADDVSDVEFEEVEEEKK